The following are encoded in a window of Sulfitobacter sp. S190 genomic DNA:
- a CDS encoding short-chain fatty acyl-CoA regulator family protein, with protein MATQKLYAGAKLRELRTRLEHTQKDFAARLGVSLPYLNQMENNNRPVSTTVVLALASEFGLDVTELSAGDGERLVSDMREALADPLFEGDMPPLADLRLAASNAPGLARAFLALHQNYRQVHERLASLDEALGREDSRATPSPWEEVRDFFHYCDNYIDAVDRAAEHFAARHAGPQGIRAAAIEALSQRGLRVMFTDMDAMRMVDPAAGTLQISSRLTEQTQTFQILLQVALRTQDKLLDATLDLARFHTPAARDIAKIGLANYFAGAALMPYTAFQDHARSCRHDLEILAQHFGASIEQVAHRLSTLQRPGAKGLPFFFVRVDQAGTITKRHSATRLQFARFGGACPLWNVHRAFETPSQFLRQLAETPDGVRYISIARDISKSAGRFGAPLRRFAIALGCEVRHASELVYADGLDLSRDSAFEPIGISCRICERKQCHQRAVPPLERNLVVDPNRRDLLPYRVD; from the coding sequence ATGGCGACACAAAAGCTTTATGCGGGGGCAAAGCTGCGCGAATTGCGCACGCGGCTCGAACACACCCAGAAGGATTTCGCCGCCCGGCTGGGCGTGTCGCTGCCCTATCTCAACCAGATGGAAAACAACAACCGGCCCGTGTCCACGACGGTGGTTCTGGCGCTGGCGTCGGAATTCGGGCTCGATGTTACGGAATTGAGCGCGGGCGACGGCGAAAGGCTGGTCTCGGACATGCGCGAGGCGCTTGCCGATCCGCTTTTCGAAGGGGACATGCCGCCGCTGGCCGACCTGCGGCTTGCCGCGTCGAACGCACCGGGGCTGGCGCGGGCCTTTCTGGCCCTGCACCAGAACTACCGGCAGGTGCACGAACGGCTCGCGTCACTGGACGAGGCGTTGGGCCGCGAGGACAGCCGCGCCACCCCCAGCCCATGGGAAGAGGTGCGCGATTTCTTCCATTACTGCGACAACTATATCGACGCCGTCGACCGCGCAGCGGAGCATTTCGCCGCCCGCCACGCCGGTCCGCAGGGCATCCGTGCCGCGGCGATCGAGGCGCTGTCGCAGCGCGGTTTGCGGGTGATGTTCACCGATATGGATGCCATGCGGATGGTCGATCCTGCGGCCGGAACGCTGCAGATCTCGTCGCGGCTGACCGAACAGACACAGACGTTCCAGATCCTGCTGCAGGTGGCCCTGCGCACACAGGACAAACTGCTCGATGCCACGCTCGATCTGGCGCGGTTCCACACGCCTGCGGCCCGCGACATTGCCAAGATCGGGCTGGCCAACTACTTCGCGGGCGCGGCGCTCATGCCCTATACCGCCTTTCAGGACCACGCCCGAAGCTGCCGCCACGATCTGGAAATACTGGCCCAGCATTTCGGCGCATCCATCGAACAGGTGGCGCACCGGCTCTCCACCTTGCAGCGTCCGGGGGCGAAGGGGTTGCCCTTCTTCTTTGTCCGGGTCGATCAGGCCGGCACCATCACCAAACGCCATTCCGCCACGCGGCTCCAGTTTGCCCGGTTCGGCGGCGCCTGTCCTTTGTGGAACGTGCACCGCGCCTTTGAGACCCCTTCGCAATTCCTGCGCCAACTGGCCGAAACCCCCGATGGCGTGCGCTATATCTCCATCGCGCGGGACATTTCGAAATCCGCAGGCCGGTTCGGCGCGCCGCTGCGCCGGTTTGCCATCGCCTTGGGGTGCGAGGTCCGGCACGCTTCCGAACTGGTCTATGCGGACGGTCTGGACCTCAGCCGCGACAGTGCGTTTGAGCCGATCGGGATTTCGTGCCGCATTTGCGAGCGCAAGCAGTGCCACCAGCGCGCGGTGCCCCCGCTGGAGCGCAATCTGGTCGTCGATCCGAACCGGCGCGACCTGCTGCCCTACCGCGTGGACTAG
- a CDS encoding thermonuclease family protein, whose product MSVRSICGALVAVGLTVQACAPVSTDTVSGPARVIDGDTLDVDGTRIRLHAIDAPENDQTCRTEQGVQWGCGAWVTDAVRARLQGDEIRCNLMERDRYGRHVARCNLDGDDIGAWLVGEGLAFAYVRYGDDYAALERDAARLDRGLHAQRLQSPAQHRATRAKGRIPPDAACPIKGNISGSGTRIFHMPQQAHYERTGINTDKGERWFCSAEAARAAGWRAARR is encoded by the coding sequence GTGAGTGTAAGATCAATATGTGGTGCGCTGGTAGCAGTGGGCCTGACGGTTCAGGCCTGCGCGCCCGTGTCCACCGACACGGTCAGCGGCCCGGCGCGGGTCATTGACGGCGACACGCTTGACGTGGACGGCACGCGCATCCGCCTGCATGCGATCGATGCCCCCGAGAATGACCAGACCTGCCGCACCGAACAGGGTGTGCAGTGGGGCTGCGGGGCCTGGGTGACGGATGCGGTGCGCGCCCGGTTGCAGGGCGACGAAATCCGCTGCAACCTGATGGAGCGCGACAGATACGGACGCCACGTGGCGCGCTGCAATCTTGACGGTGACGACATCGGGGCGTGGCTGGTCGGCGAAGGGCTGGCCTTTGCCTATGTCCGGTATGGCGATGACTATGCGGCGCTGGAACGTGACGCGGCACGGCTGGACCGCGGGCTGCACGCGCAGCGTCTGCAAAGCCCCGCCCAGCACCGTGCCACCCGTGCAAAAGGGCGCATCCCGCCGGACGCCGCCTGTCCGATCAAGGGCAATATCAGCGGGTCCGGCACCCGCATCTTTCATATGCCACAACAGGCCCATTACGAACGCACCGGCATCAATACAGACAAGGGCGAGCGGTGGTTCTGCTCGGCCGAGGCCGCCCGCGCCGCCGGTTGGCGGGCCGCACGCCGCTAG
- the betA gene encoding choline dehydrogenase: protein MEADFVIVGAGSAGCAMAYRLGEAGHSVLVIEHGGTDAGPFIQMPAALSYPMNMKRYDWGFMSEAEPGLGGRRLVCPRGKVIGGSSSINGMVYVRGHAMDFDHWRDSGADGWSYADVLPYFKRMETWHDGGHGGESDWRGTAGPLHVSRGPRKNPLFRAFVDAGRQAGYESTDDYNGRKQEGFGPMEQTVFNGRRWSAANAYLRPALRRDTVSVTRALAQRIVIEEGRATGVEVRRGGKTETIRARREVIIAASSINSPKLLMLSGIGPGAHLAEHGIDVIADRASVGGNLQDHLEVYFQMASSQPITLYKHWNLMSKAVIGAQWLFTKKGMGASNQFESAAFIRSRAGIPYPDIQYHFLPIAVRYDGKAAAEGHGFQAHTGPMRSKSRGRVSLRSSDPADDPRIFFNYMSHDDDWLEWRRVVRLTREIFEQEAFAPYVKHEILPGSDVQTDDEIDDFVRAHAESAYHPCGTCRMGRADDPDAVVDPQGRVIGVDGLRVADSSIFPRITNGNLNGPSIMVGEKMADHVLGKDPLAASNETPWVHPDWENAQR, encoded by the coding sequence ATGGAAGCGGATTTTGTAATTGTCGGCGCCGGATCGGCGGGCTGTGCCATGGCCTACCGTCTGGGGGAGGCCGGGCATTCGGTGCTGGTGATCGAGCACGGGGGCACCGATGCGGGGCCGTTCATCCAGATGCCGGCGGCGCTGAGTTATCCGATGAACATGAAGCGCTACGACTGGGGCTTCATGTCCGAGGCAGAACCGGGTCTGGGCGGTCGGCGGCTCGTGTGTCCGCGTGGCAAGGTCATCGGCGGGTCATCGTCGATCAACGGCATGGTGTACGTGCGCGGGCACGCGATGGATTTCGACCACTGGCGCGACAGCGGCGCCGATGGCTGGAGCTATGCCGATGTGTTGCCGTATTTCAAGCGGATGGAAACCTGGCACGATGGGGGCCACGGGGGCGAAAGCGACTGGCGGGGCACTGCAGGGCCCCTGCATGTCAGCCGCGGTCCGCGCAAGAACCCGCTGTTTCGGGCTTTCGTCGATGCAGGCCGGCAGGCGGGTTACGAGAGCACCGACGACTATAACGGCCGCAAGCAGGAGGGTTTCGGCCCGATGGAGCAGACGGTCTTCAACGGTCGCCGCTGGTCTGCGGCCAACGCCTATCTGCGGCCCGCCCTGCGCCGCGATACGGTTTCGGTGACCCGCGCGCTGGCACAGCGGATCGTGATCGAGGAGGGGCGCGCCACCGGCGTCGAGGTCCGGCGCGGCGGCAAAACAGAAACCATCCGCGCCCGCCGTGAGGTGATCATCGCGGCCTCTTCCATCAACTCGCCCAAGCTGCTGATGCTGTCGGGCATCGGTCCGGGCGCGCATCTGGCCGAGCATGGCATCGACGTGATCGCGGACCGCGCGAGTGTGGGGGGCAATCTGCAAGACCATCTGGAGGTGTATTTCCAGATGGCGTCGAGCCAGCCGATCACGCTTTATAAACACTGGAACCTCATGTCGAAGGCGGTGATCGGGGCGCAGTGGCTGTTTACCAAGAAGGGCATGGGCGCATCGAACCAGTTTGAAAGTGCCGCGTTCATCCGCAGTCGGGCCGGTATTCCCTATCCCGACATCCAGTACCATTTCCTGCCCATCGCCGTGCGGTATGACGGGAAGGCCGCCGCCGAGGGGCACGGGTTTCAGGCCCACACCGGCCCCATGCGGTCCAAGTCCCGCGGGCGGGTGTCGCTGCGCTCCTCCGATCCGGCGGATGATCCGCGTATCTTCTTCAACTACATGTCGCATGACGACGATTGGCTTGAATGGCGGCGCGTGGTCCGGTTGACCCGCGAGATTTTCGAGCAGGAGGCCTTTGCCCCTTATGTCAAACACGAGATCCTGCCCGGATCGGACGTGCAGACGGACGACGAGATCGACGATTTCGTGCGCGCCCATGCCGAGAGCGCCTATCATCCTTGCGGAACCTGCCGCATGGGCCGCGCCGACGATCCCGACGCCGTTGTCGATCCGCAGGGCCGTGTGATCGGGGTGGACGGGCTGCGGGTGGCGGATAGTTCGATCTTTCCGCGCATCACCAACGGCAACCTCAACGGGCCGTCGATCATGGTGGGCGAAAAGATGGCCGATCATGTGCTGGGCAAAGACCCGTTGGCCGCCTCCAACGAGACGCCGTGGGTGCATCCCGACTGGGAAAATGCGCAACGCTAG